In a single window of the Candidatus Zixiibacteriota bacterium genome:
- a CDS encoding M1 family metallopeptidase, with protein MYAADRLKTLLSAITITAILCLTPVLCNAEDSDIDWDKAPPSLIHQKLWEAKASSLLDRQFARKMSAASPDVNTQTNYDVLFYDVNIRINDTTEVVYGTVKMIAAAAIDGVTEVQVDFHSSMFIDSLKYPAGTLSYTRMGDVVTVTLDASRNTGEEFETVFYYHGHPTEGGFQGFSFDTRFTSKVISSLSEPYFARSWWPCKDRMDDKADSFDIAITVDTSLYVASNGTLDSTVAFGANAHTFYWSVGYPMVTYLFSLAISDYTVWTDEWVYNAGQDTMPLVHAVYPDRYTYSLTKYGITPYALTVLSGKYGQYPFVTEKYGHANFEWGGAMEHQTMSSMGGSDFGFSEPVVIHELAHQWFGDMITCRAWGHIWLNEGWASYAEADYFLEKDGWAAYHSYMNNMAYTGGGTIYVEDWDTTGVWGIFHGGLSYDKGSWVLHMLRGVLGDQLFYDGVDAYTNSEFRHAAATTEDFRDVFENSSGRELDWFFEDWIYGTYRPNYHFRYLEEVSDSGGYDLYLLVEQVQTTNPQVFRMPVDFFFDFASIPDDTVQLWPNERRNMFIYNLPTTTNNIQCDPSDWVLKYESHQPWQLHFVTPVDGLADGEQFFEYSGELRAIGGSNNLAYTLVGGSLPDGYSLNLDGSISGSTLDTGTFTFTARADDNFGSFFDELEYSLRVGPTPPIPGDIDLSFAEPDIADLVYLVDFMFTGGPEPPVMNIADVNASCQIDIADLVYLVDFMFTGGPDPLIGCVIGKVEWPGPLSGPNQ; from the coding sequence ATGTACGCTGCTGATCGACTCAAAACTCTTCTCTCCGCTATTACGATTACCGCCATACTATGCCTTACACCGGTTTTGTGCAATGCCGAAGACTCGGATATCGATTGGGATAAGGCGCCGCCTTCGCTGATTCATCAGAAGCTTTGGGAGGCCAAAGCCTCCTCTCTGCTCGACCGACAGTTTGCGCGCAAAATGTCCGCAGCTTCACCGGATGTGAACACTCAGACCAACTACGACGTGCTGTTTTACGATGTCAATATTCGCATCAATGACACCACCGAAGTTGTCTACGGCACCGTCAAGATGATCGCGGCGGCGGCTATCGACGGCGTTACCGAAGTCCAGGTCGATTTTCACAGTTCCATGTTCATCGACTCGCTAAAGTATCCCGCCGGGACGCTGTCGTATACACGTATGGGCGACGTCGTCACAGTGACTTTGGATGCCTCCCGGAACACCGGCGAGGAGTTTGAGACGGTCTTTTACTACCACGGTCATCCCACTGAAGGTGGTTTCCAGGGATTCAGCTTTGATACTCGCTTCACCTCCAAGGTGATCTCATCGCTTTCCGAGCCATACTTCGCACGTAGTTGGTGGCCGTGCAAGGATCGCATGGATGACAAAGCCGATTCGTTCGACATTGCCATTACAGTGGACACTTCTCTGTACGTCGCCTCCAACGGCACGCTTGACTCCACGGTTGCCTTTGGCGCCAACGCGCATACTTTCTACTGGTCGGTGGGCTATCCGATGGTCACCTATCTTTTTTCCCTGGCCATTTCTGATTACACGGTGTGGACCGACGAATGGGTCTACAACGCCGGTCAGGATACTATGCCCCTCGTACACGCCGTCTATCCGGATCGGTACACCTACTCCCTGACGAAATATGGAATCACCCCTTATGCACTCACGGTGCTGAGCGGCAAGTACGGTCAATACCCATTCGTCACCGAGAAATACGGCCACGCCAATTTCGAGTGGGGCGGTGCTATGGAGCATCAAACCATGAGTTCCATGGGTGGTTCCGACTTTGGCTTCTCCGAACCGGTGGTCATACACGAACTGGCCCACCAATGGTTCGGCGATATGATAACCTGTCGCGCCTGGGGACACATCTGGCTCAACGAGGGTTGGGCCTCCTATGCCGAGGCGGATTACTTTCTGGAAAAAGACGGTTGGGCGGCCTACCACAGCTACATGAACAACATGGCCTACACCGGCGGCGGCACGATCTACGTCGAGGACTGGGACACCACTGGCGTGTGGGGGATCTTCCATGGAGGACTCTCATACGACAAAGGCTCCTGGGTGCTGCACATGCTTCGCGGCGTACTGGGCGACCAGTTGTTCTACGACGGCGTGGATGCATACACCAACTCGGAGTTCAGACACGCCGCAGCCACCACCGAAGATTTCCGCGACGTTTTTGAAAACTCCTCCGGGCGAGAACTGGATTGGTTTTTCGAAGACTGGATTTACGGCACCTATCGCCCCAACTATCACTTTCGCTACCTGGAAGAAGTATCCGACTCAGGTGGCTACGACCTCTACCTCCTGGTGGAACAAGTTCAAACTACCAACCCGCAGGTGTTTCGAATGCCGGTCGACTTCTTTTTCGACTTTGCCTCGATACCGGATGACACCGTGCAACTGTGGCCCAACGAGCGCCGGAATATGTTCATCTACAATCTGCCGACGACTACAAACAACATCCAGTGCGATCCCTCCGACTGGGTGCTGAAATATGAATCGCACCAGCCGTGGCAGTTGCATTTCGTAACACCGGTGGACGGACTCGCCGATGGGGAGCAGTTCTTCGAATACAGTGGTGAGCTTCGCGCCATAGGCGGCTCCAATAACCTGGCTTACACGCTGGTGGGTGGCTCATTGCCCGACGGATACAGCCTGAATTTGGATGGGTCCATCTCGGGTTCGACACTCGACACCGGAACGTTCACGTTCACGGCTCGGGCCGACGACAACTTCGGAAGTTTCTTCGACGAATTGGAGTACAGCCTGCGGGTGGGACCTACGCCGCCAATTCCCGGCGATATCGATCTCAGCTTCGCTGAACCGGATATTGCCGATTTGGTCTACCTGGTCGATTTCATGTTCACCGGCGGTCCTGAGCCACCGGTGATGAACATTGCCGACGTCAATGCCAGTTGTCAGATTGACATCGCCGACCTGGTCTACCTGGTCGATTTCATGTTTACCGGCGGTCCCGATCCGTTGATCGGCTGTGTGATCGGTAAGGTGGAGTGGCCCGGGCCACTATCCGGCCCGAATCAGTGA
- the miaB gene encoding tRNA (N6-isopentenyl adenosine(37)-C2)-methylthiotransferase MiaB, giving the protein MDRSPRPQTFHITTFGCQMNLADSSTLVSILSDSGYQRVDDESKADLIILNTCSVRDKAEQRVIGRLGELQRHKLARPEMKLAVVGCMAQRLGEDLVELAPHVDIVLGTDRLFELPQALMRTNGSATVATSFGQVDLDGITPVKETAYSAFVTISRGCDNYCSYCIVPYVRGSERAHSADAIVDAVKRLVDEGVVEVTLLGQNVNSYRHGQVDFPRLMKRVARETEIPRLRFMTSHPKDLSAELIDVMASEPEWMPHVHLPLQSGCDRVLKKMGRVYSFSHYMGIVEQLRKQLDYVSLTTDLIVGFPSETEDEFVQTLDAVREIGFDAAFMFRYSVRPGTGAARLNDDVAEEDKIRRLSELIRLQQQIGHQRNQREVGQVRSCLVEGTSRRSDRYLRARTNGNKTVLFEADGISAGAVVPIRISSADAFTLHGDLVEPPR; this is encoded by the coding sequence ATGGACCGCAGCCCGCGACCGCAGACTTTTCACATCACTACATTTGGTTGCCAGATGAACCTGGCCGATTCCTCCACCCTGGTGTCGATTCTCAGTGACTCTGGCTACCAGAGGGTCGATGACGAATCGAAGGCCGATCTGATAATCCTGAACACATGCTCGGTGCGTGATAAAGCGGAGCAGCGAGTAATAGGCAGGCTGGGTGAATTGCAGCGTCACAAACTGGCTCGACCTGAGATGAAGCTGGCCGTTGTCGGTTGCATGGCCCAAAGGCTCGGCGAGGACCTGGTCGAACTGGCCCCTCATGTCGACATCGTGCTGGGCACCGACCGGCTGTTTGAGTTGCCTCAGGCGCTTATGCGCACCAATGGCTCGGCTACCGTGGCCACTTCGTTCGGACAAGTTGACCTGGATGGTATAACACCGGTGAAAGAAACCGCCTATTCTGCTTTCGTTACAATATCACGAGGCTGCGACAATTACTGTTCCTATTGTATCGTACCATACGTGCGTGGCAGTGAGAGAGCTCATTCGGCCGACGCTATTGTAGATGCCGTCAAACGACTGGTCGATGAGGGCGTGGTCGAAGTCACCCTTCTGGGGCAGAACGTCAATAGCTATCGGCACGGCCAAGTAGACTTCCCCCGCTTGATGAAACGTGTGGCACGAGAGACAGAGATTCCCCGGTTACGTTTCATGACCTCGCACCCCAAGGACCTGTCGGCAGAGCTGATCGACGTCATGGCTTCCGAGCCTGAGTGGATGCCGCATGTTCATCTACCTTTGCAGTCGGGCTGTGATCGCGTGCTCAAAAAGATGGGACGGGTTTACAGCTTCTCACACTATATGGGCATCGTCGAGCAGCTTCGCAAGCAGCTTGATTATGTTTCGCTTACCACCGATCTGATTGTCGGCTTCCCCAGTGAAACAGAAGACGAATTCGTGCAAACTCTGGATGCCGTCAGGGAAATCGGTTTCGATGCAGCCTTCATGTTTCGATACTCGGTCCGGCCCGGCACCGGCGCCGCCCGACTGAATGATGACGTGGCCGAGGAAGATAAGATCAGGCGTCTGTCGGAACTGATCAGGCTGCAACAACAGATCGGTCACCAGCGTAACCAACGTGAAGTGGGTCAGGTACGTTCGTGCCTGGTGGAGGGAACCTCCCGGCGTAGCGACAGGTATCTCCGCGCCCGCACCAACGGCAACAAGACGGTGCTGTTTGAGGCCGATGGAATCTCGGCCGGCGCCGTGGTGCCGATCCGGATAAGTTCGGCCGATGCCTTTACATTGCACGGGGATCTGGTGGAGCCGCCAAGATGA
- a CDS encoding response regulator yields the protein MINAWGHILLPLLTALVIVFVALRLRLFADGGLAGRWSFVFGGLLVLLAAIWQTVKTAFSYYEWFIQDAYYWLEWGQLVILLSGVILIAVGLSLYSDYWQTRGEQIALRDRRLSLMENLQLIAREPYQLLQLLDISLKEMLSELPDASGCVFLMNRARRQLVLTASANLTPEETTLLEHYPFGRNLVSRTAELGEPSLAADFELFDRSGKLVISRFQSSLLLPLVSSSERIGVFVLLGESRHFFSPGEIRYLAPAVQWLAEKIKSARLTRELTVARNEVERHQTYRQDMLARLTTAGAAFSSADTADAFCRSLVGLHGAESVHLVGMAQGGLMFPGGSEPMLDLTENYKTAVVDALDRERPLIINQEVVGEQDRTVVAQSTLLYPLGDRSRPHALLFRREGGPFKVAQDDLKTIGVFARLAQAVLKQKELSRTDITRRKGFDKVLSLLRFDSAEPLESDTDQLVKHVSGILPSTARVVVLTKHPDGSFRAPISDEAKALHLLPGEGVVAEAAGALEPVVIRGCKNVAARLEELQLANREACFRLLGEKEAPSFMAAYPLVGLNDLACLILVFIQDGPEGEQAEWERLLTLALGLYSVRMTVAELRRHQTVALPNDIPGVPLGGIVNRLNNHLSALIGNAELGMTRADQPVEVRRYLESIVDEADKAARYVRSSLGHSLQGVSGSDISEDGADDINDIITAYLDRVRISDSLYMVAGRPREIFPRLFKTAPINTSPWAIERLVEEAVGHLASVARDDEVITVSSYRLDRHVYLDLSRHGRELPPVDQIARFGDYVWVSELSVDLPVEKYLSTLAAQPCLCSIDRSGVQPSYLSFKFPVNDTPVKSGRSVSSRVRLLAIDDQTVILDLITAMCQSLDYEVFTALSGAEGLKLAEQQDFDIILADLAMPGASGLDVARRLKEIAPGVPVILVTGWEVTIQPEQLREVGIINVLHKPFRIEQLTEIVRSATAPKNVG from the coding sequence ATGATCAATGCTTGGGGTCACATATTGTTGCCGCTTTTGACTGCGCTGGTAATCGTATTTGTAGCCTTACGTCTGCGCTTGTTTGCCGACGGCGGATTGGCTGGTCGCTGGTCGTTTGTTTTCGGTGGCCTGCTTGTGCTGCTGGCCGCCATCTGGCAAACAGTCAAAACCGCGTTTTCATACTACGAGTGGTTTATCCAGGATGCGTACTATTGGCTGGAATGGGGACAGCTTGTGATATTGCTGAGTGGTGTGATCCTGATCGCGGTAGGTCTGTCCCTATACTCTGACTATTGGCAAACACGTGGCGAACAAATCGCGCTACGCGACCGACGCCTTTCGCTCATGGAGAATCTTCAGCTTATCGCCCGCGAACCGTATCAGCTCCTCCAACTGCTGGACATCTCACTCAAGGAGATGCTCAGCGAACTGCCGGATGCCTCGGGTTGTGTCTTTCTGATGAATCGTGCCCGCCGTCAACTGGTGCTAACGGCGTCGGCCAACCTGACCCCGGAGGAGACAACGCTACTGGAACATTATCCCTTCGGTCGCAACCTGGTCAGTCGGACGGCGGAGTTGGGCGAACCAAGCCTGGCCGCGGATTTTGAACTGTTTGATCGCAGCGGTAAGTTGGTAATCTCCCGCTTTCAGTCATCACTATTGTTGCCGCTGGTCTCATCGTCTGAAAGGATTGGCGTCTTTGTGCTCCTGGGTGAGTCCCGCCACTTTTTCTCGCCGGGTGAAATCCGTTACCTGGCCCCGGCCGTCCAGTGGCTGGCCGAAAAAATAAAATCGGCCCGGCTGACTCGTGAACTGACGGTGGCCCGAAACGAAGTGGAACGTCATCAGACGTACCGACAGGATATGTTGGCTCGGTTGACAACGGCCGGTGCAGCCTTTTCTTCGGCCGATACCGCCGACGCATTCTGCCGCAGCCTGGTTGGACTCCATGGTGCGGAGTCGGTCCATTTGGTAGGTATGGCTCAAGGGGGCCTGATGTTCCCCGGTGGTAGTGAGCCGATGCTGGACCTGACCGAGAACTACAAGACAGCAGTGGTCGATGCTCTCGACCGGGAACGACCACTAATAATCAATCAGGAGGTGGTTGGCGAGCAAGATAGGACTGTCGTTGCTCAGTCTACCCTGCTCTATCCGCTCGGTGATCGGTCCAGACCGCATGCCCTTTTGTTCCGACGTGAAGGCGGACCGTTCAAAGTTGCCCAGGACGATCTCAAGACGATTGGCGTGTTTGCTCGCCTGGCTCAGGCGGTTTTGAAACAGAAGGAGCTCTCACGAACCGACATTACACGACGTAAAGGTTTTGACAAAGTCCTCAGCCTGTTGCGCTTTGACTCGGCAGAACCGCTGGAATCCGACACCGACCAATTGGTGAAACATGTGAGTGGAATCCTCCCCTCAACGGCCCGAGTGGTTGTACTTACCAAACATCCCGATGGATCTTTCAGAGCTCCGATAAGTGACGAGGCCAAAGCCCTGCACCTGTTGCCTGGCGAAGGAGTGGTGGCCGAAGCGGCCGGCGCCCTTGAGCCGGTGGTGATCCGCGGCTGCAAAAACGTGGCGGCCCGACTGGAGGAGCTACAACTGGCCAATCGTGAAGCTTGCTTTCGCCTGCTGGGTGAGAAGGAGGCGCCATCTTTCATGGCCGCCTACCCCCTTGTTGGTTTGAACGACCTGGCCTGTCTGATTCTGGTTTTTATCCAGGATGGACCCGAGGGGGAACAGGCCGAATGGGAGCGGCTGTTGACCCTGGCCCTGGGGCTTTACTCGGTGCGCATGACCGTTGCCGAACTGCGAAGGCATCAGACCGTTGCATTACCGAACGATATCCCCGGCGTGCCGCTGGGTGGAATCGTTAACCGGCTGAACAACCATCTGTCGGCTTTGATAGGCAACGCCGAACTGGGTATGACTCGCGCCGATCAACCGGTGGAGGTACGTCGCTACCTGGAGAGCATTGTCGATGAGGCCGACAAGGCGGCTCGATACGTGCGTAGTTCTCTTGGACATTCTCTTCAGGGAGTGTCCGGGAGTGACATCTCTGAGGACGGCGCCGACGACATCAATGATATCATCACAGCTTATCTGGACCGGGTGAGGATTTCCGACAGCCTTTACATGGTGGCCGGACGACCCCGCGAGATTTTTCCACGTCTATTCAAGACGGCTCCGATCAACACCTCACCTTGGGCCATAGAAAGGCTGGTTGAAGAAGCAGTTGGCCACCTGGCTTCGGTTGCTCGCGACGATGAAGTCATCACAGTTTCCAGCTATCGACTTGACCGCCATGTATACCTTGATCTTTCGCGACATGGCCGTGAGTTGCCGCCGGTGGATCAGATCGCTCGATTTGGTGACTATGTTTGGGTTAGTGAACTGTCGGTTGATCTGCCGGTGGAGAAGTACCTGTCAACGCTTGCGGCACAACCCTGTTTGTGCAGCATCGACCGTAGCGGTGTTCAGCCATCATATCTGTCTTTCAAATTCCCGGTCAACGACACTCCGGTCAAGTCCGGCAGGTCTGTCTCATCAAGAGTTCGATTGCTGGCTATCGATGATCAAACGGTCATTCTGGACCTTATTACGGCCATGTGTCAGTCGCTCGACTATGAGGTCTTCACCGCCCTGTCCGGCGCCGAGGGGTTGAAACTGGCCGAGCAACAGGATTTCGATATTATTCTGGCCGATCTGGCTATGCCCGGCGCTTCCGGGCTTGACGTGGCCAGACGGCTCAAGGAGATCGCACCGGGCGTACCGGTAATCCTGGTTACGGGCTGGGAGGTCACCATTCAGCCGGAGCAGCTCAGAGAAGTCGGGATAATCAACGTGCTGCACAAGCCATTCCGGATCGAGCAACTCACAGAAATAGTCCGTTCGGCCACCGCCCCCAAGAACGTTGGTTAG
- a CDS encoding HDOD domain-containing protein, with protein MNKIDILAQIRSNEKLLSLPHVLSEILAEVGKDDFSADSLAKIILKDPSLTSRLLKMANSSFYQRVTEITTVHQAVSILGVTTVKCLTLSASVFNPDRITASTGIDPKEFFAYSLSIAAASEKIARTVNYPSPEEAFIAGLLHDIGVLFFLHHHTDKYAGMLKGEIIAESLVEAETKVFGVDHCEIGYHLAEVWRLPDYVADAIITHHGQKSSAPSTVLQNIVGLAVQLTSDRFSGFEISLEKRLQMIGELSERLSLDKSQVDEISSSLLAGTITTAEYLGVDIGNIEDMLIRANQEIWKSYLTIENLFRERQELSQNLLKQEREKGAIEAKNVAMATLSHYLNNATMAIYGRSQLLRMKLTKGDSENLLAKLPHDLEVVDRSIERIVAVLEEMREISPIDQQKYYDMSKALNIDDRITQRLERMGTDGAWASRVEMAPEV; from the coding sequence ATGAACAAAATCGACATCCTAGCACAGATTCGCAGTAATGAGAAACTTCTTAGCCTGCCGCACGTCCTGTCGGAAATCCTGGCGGAGGTGGGCAAAGACGACTTTTCCGCGGACAGCCTGGCCAAGATCATCTTGAAAGACCCATCGCTGACAAGTCGTCTGTTGAAGATGGCGAACTCGTCATTCTATCAGCGCGTCACCGAGATCACAACCGTGCACCAGGCGGTCTCGATCCTGGGTGTGACAACGGTGAAGTGCCTTACCCTGTCGGCCTCGGTTTTCAATCCGGACCGGATCACCGCATCCACCGGCATAGACCCCAAGGAGTTTTTTGCTTACTCACTTTCAATTGCCGCAGCGTCTGAGAAGATCGCCCGGACGGTGAATTATCCATCACCTGAGGAAGCCTTCATCGCCGGTTTATTGCACGATATTGGCGTCCTGTTTTTTCTGCACCATCATACCGACAAATATGCCGGTATGCTGAAGGGCGAGATTATTGCCGAGTCCTTAGTCGAGGCGGAGACAAAAGTGTTCGGCGTCGATCATTGCGAAATCGGGTACCACCTTGCTGAAGTCTGGCGGCTTCCCGACTACGTTGCCGATGCCATAATCACTCACCACGGCCAGAAATCGTCGGCTCCTTCTACGGTCCTGCAAAACATCGTCGGACTGGCCGTTCAGCTGACCAGCGACCGGTTCTCGGGATTCGAGATCAGCCTGGAAAAGCGTCTGCAGATGATCGGTGAACTATCCGAGCGGTTGTCGCTGGACAAATCGCAGGTCGACGAGATCTCATCGTCGCTGCTGGCCGGGACCATCACCACCGCTGAATACCTCGGAGTCGATATCGGCAACATTGAGGACATGCTCATTCGGGCCAACCAGGAAATCTGGAAATCCTACCTGACCATAGAAAACCTCTTCCGCGAACGACAAGAGTTGTCACAAAACCTGCTGAAGCAGGAGCGTGAAAAAGGCGCCATCGAAGCCAAAAACGTTGCCATGGCCACTCTCTCACACTATCTCAACAATGCCACCATGGCGATTTATGGCCGGAGCCAACTCCTGAGAATGAAACTCACCAAGGGTGACAGCGAGAACCTGCTGGCCAAACTGCCGCACGATCTCGAAGTGGTAGACCGGTCAATCGAACGGATCGTTGCGGTGCTTGAGGAAATGCGGGAAATCTCGCCGATCGATCAGCAGAAATATTACGACATGTCCAAAGCGCTCAATATCGACGATCGTATTACGCAACGTCTTGAAAGAATGGGCACCGACGGCGCCTGGGCATCACGAGTTGAGATGGCTCCCGAAGTGTAG
- the aroC gene encoding chorismate synthase: MLTYLTSGESHGPQLTAVIDGLPAGLKINVEAVNHQLARRQKGYGRGGRMRIEKDQIELVAGVRSGITMGGPVTIVVQNRDWKNWSQIMDPVKPIGEELTDKQHKLAYDTHRPRPGHADLAGGIKWHHHDMRNVLERSSARETAARVALGAVARQLLEHFNVKFGSHVVGIGEVTLPPDFERPGLEKMAELTEDSDVRCIDADTEQRMIAAIKAALRDKDSIGGVVEIVVQGLPVGLGGFSQWYHRLDGRLAGAMMAIHSVKGVEIGLGFRAAETRGSEMHDQIFFDPFGDPARKKFHRETNNAGGLEGGITNGEDVVVRVAAKPISTLNRPLKTVDVVTKEAGEAIVERTDSCIVPALAVVTEAVAALVLAEAFCEKFGADNLAETERNYHSFLATEY, encoded by the coding sequence ATGCTTACCTATCTAACCTCAGGTGAATCGCACGGACCGCAATTGACCGCAGTTATCGACGGTCTGCCGGCCGGTCTCAAGATCAATGTGGAAGCCGTCAATCATCAACTGGCGCGACGTCAGAAAGGTTACGGACGGGGCGGTCGGATGAGGATCGAGAAGGATCAGATTGAGTTGGTGGCCGGGGTACGTTCGGGAATCACTATGGGCGGACCGGTGACTATAGTTGTCCAGAACCGCGACTGGAAGAACTGGTCGCAAATTATGGACCCGGTCAAGCCAATCGGTGAGGAGCTTACCGACAAACAACACAAGCTGGCCTACGATACGCACCGACCAAGACCGGGCCATGCCGACTTAGCCGGCGGCATAAAATGGCATCACCACGATATGCGAAACGTGTTGGAACGGTCCTCGGCCCGCGAAACCGCCGCTCGAGTGGCCCTTGGCGCTGTGGCCCGACAACTGTTGGAGCATTTCAATGTTAAGTTTGGCTCCCATGTCGTCGGTATCGGTGAGGTGACACTGCCGCCGGACTTCGAACGACCGGGTCTTGAGAAAATGGCTGAACTCACCGAGGACTCCGATGTACGATGCATCGATGCCGACACCGAACAGCGGATGATCGCGGCTATTAAGGCGGCCTTGAGGGACAAAGACTCAATCGGGGGCGTGGTGGAAATTGTAGTGCAGGGGTTACCCGTCGGTCTGGGTGGATTCTCTCAGTGGTATCACCGCCTTGATGGTCGGCTGGCCGGCGCTATGATGGCTATTCACTCGGTGAAGGGAGTAGAGATCGGGCTGGGTTTCCGGGCTGCTGAGACCCGTGGTTCTGAGATGCATGATCAGATATTCTTTGACCCCTTTGGCGATCCGGCGCGCAAGAAGTTCCACCGCGAAACCAACAATGCCGGTGGCCTCGAAGGGGGCATCACCAATGGTGAGGATGTAGTCGTCCGCGTCGCTGCCAAACCAATCTCGACCTTGAATCGGCCCCTTAAGACAGTCGATGTTGTCACCAAAGAAGCAGGCGAAGCCATCGTCGAACGAACAGATAGTTGTATCGTACCGGCTCTGGCGGTGGTGACCGAAGCGGTGGCTGCATTGGTGTTGGCCGAGGCCTTCTGTGAAAAGTTCGGCGCCGACAATCTGGCCGAGACCGAACGCAACTACCACAGTTTCCTGGCAACAGAATACTAG
- a CDS encoding leucyl aminopeptidase: protein MKIDYSANPPHECATTALVMFVTSFDSIVDKRLKQLDSASDGIIRTLLASGEFTGSSGEMVCINRPDGYAASRVVLAGLGPRKTCTPDSYRQMAGLLSRYKPLTCCDSATFHLGTVSEPETFQAVIEGCILGSYRMLKYKTDEASLAGENLSEVTYAIDNRRLLNRLQKSVERGCVTAGGQINVRRLSALPGCDLTPKMFAAEAVKTADKLKGLSCRVLDQKEIKAEKMGALMAVAQGSVEPPRFVILEYKGGRKTQKPIVLVGKGVTFDSGGLSLKAADMMIEMNGDMTGAAVVLSTMQAAVLLQLPLNLVGLMPLAENMPSGHAIRPSDVVTTRKGITVEIINTDAEGRLILADALDYANKFDPQAVIDIATLTGATLYILGYSGAPILGNHDDLLERIRAASEATAERVWPLPIWDDFRNALKSNIADIVNSAGKTAGTATAAAFLENFIGDWPWAHIDIAYVDIEKKGAPYTPKGTTGIGVRLLIDLLSNWKKL, encoded by the coding sequence GTGAAGATAGATTATTCGGCCAATCCTCCGCATGAATGCGCGACCACTGCCCTGGTTATGTTTGTCACTTCATTCGACAGCATTGTGGATAAACGATTGAAACAGCTGGACAGTGCATCCGATGGGATCATCCGCACCCTGCTGGCGAGTGGTGAGTTCACCGGATCATCAGGTGAGATGGTTTGCATCAACAGACCCGATGGATACGCAGCCAGCCGAGTCGTGCTGGCCGGTCTCGGCCCCAGGAAAACATGCACTCCGGACAGTTACCGGCAAATGGCCGGGCTACTCTCCCGCTACAAACCGTTGACCTGTTGTGATTCTGCTACCTTTCATCTGGGTACGGTTTCTGAGCCTGAGACTTTTCAGGCGGTGATTGAGGGATGCATCCTGGGTTCATATCGGATGCTGAAATACAAGACCGATGAAGCCAGTCTGGCCGGCGAAAACCTCTCGGAAGTTACCTACGCGATCGACAACAGGCGATTGTTGAACCGGCTTCAGAAATCGGTCGAGCGTGGTTGTGTTACGGCCGGGGGGCAGATCAATGTCCGGCGACTGTCGGCGCTACCGGGCTGCGACCTCACGCCCAAGATGTTTGCGGCCGAGGCGGTCAAGACGGCCGACAAGCTAAAGGGCTTGTCATGCCGAGTGCTTGACCAAAAAGAAATCAAGGCCGAGAAAATGGGCGCCCTGATGGCCGTCGCACAGGGTTCTGTGGAGCCACCGCGCTTTGTGATTCTGGAATACAAAGGCGGACGCAAAACACAGAAACCGATCGTGCTGGTCGGTAAAGGGGTCACTTTTGACTCCGGAGGTTTGTCGCTTAAGGCGGCCGACATGATGATCGAGATGAACGGCGACATGACCGGCGCTGCCGTCGTCCTGTCCACCATGCAGGCGGCAGTTCTGTTGCAGTTGCCGCTCAACCTGGTCGGACTGATGCCGCTGGCTGAAAATATGCCGTCGGGTCATGCCATCCGTCCATCTGATGTTGTCACCACCCGCAAAGGGATCACTGTTGAGATCATCAACACCGACGCCGAGGGTCGACTGATCTTAGCCGATGCCCTTGACTACGCCAACAAGTTCGACCCGCAAGCGGTGATCGATATCGCAACGCTGACCGGCGCCACGTTGTACATTCTGGGTTACTCAGGCGCACCCATTCTGGGTAACCATGACGATCTTCTCGAACGAATACGAGCTGCGTCCGAGGCCACGGCCGAACGAGTATGGCCGTTGCCTATCTGGGATGACTTTCGCAATGCCCTGAAATCCAACATTGCCGACATCGTCAACTCGGCCGGCAAGACGGCGGGCACGGCTACAGCGGCGGCCTTTCTTGAGAATTTTATCGGTGACTGGCCATGGGCGCATATCGACATCGCCTATGTCGACATCGAAAAAAAGGGAGCACCTTATACTCCCAAAGGAACGACCGGTATCGGTGTCCGGTTGTTGATTGACCTCTTGTCGAACTGGAAAAAGCTCTGA
- a CDS encoding amino acid transport protein: MMFGILFGAIGAGYIVYGRKQRQGVALLCGVVLCAFPYFFDNAYLIVGIGAVLMAVPFHVRE; encoded by the coding sequence ATGATGTTCGGCATATTGTTTGGAGCCATCGGCGCCGGGTATATTGTCTATGGTCGAAAACAGCGCCAGGGTGTCGCCCTGCTTTGTGGCGTGGTGTTGTGCGCTTTTCCGTACTTTTTCGATAACGCCTATTTGATCGTGGGGATAGGTGCTGTGCTGATGGCTGTACCGTTTCATGTGCGGGAGTGA